One region of Mycolicibacterium lutetiense genomic DNA includes:
- a CDS encoding mycofactocin-coupled SDR family oxidoreductase, with protein MTTDAPLAGKVAFITGAARGQGRAEALRLAADGADIIAVDLCEQIESVPYPLATPDDLTTTVKLVEETGARIVALQADVRDEQALQAALQTGVDQLGRLDIVVANAGIAPMQSGPDGWRDVIDVNLTGTHHTVEVAIPIMVSQGDGGSIVLISSAAGLIGVGGGDRGSLGYTAAKHGVVGLMRAYANFLAPHSIRVNSVHPTGVDTPMINNEFTRGWLKHIAEELNAPTDFSNALPVQVIQSEDVANAVAWLVSDQARYITGVTLPVDAGIVNKR; from the coding sequence ATGACCACCGACGCTCCCCTGGCCGGCAAGGTCGCCTTCATCACCGGCGCCGCGCGCGGCCAGGGGCGGGCCGAGGCCCTGCGACTGGCCGCCGACGGGGCCGACATCATCGCGGTGGATCTGTGCGAGCAGATCGAGTCGGTGCCCTATCCCCTGGCCACTCCCGATGATCTGACCACCACGGTCAAGCTGGTCGAGGAGACCGGCGCGCGGATCGTGGCGCTGCAGGCCGATGTCCGTGACGAGCAGGCCCTGCAGGCGGCGCTGCAGACGGGTGTGGACCAGCTCGGCCGACTCGACATCGTCGTCGCCAATGCCGGCATCGCTCCGATGCAGTCGGGCCCAGATGGCTGGCGCGACGTGATCGACGTGAACCTGACCGGCACGCACCACACCGTCGAGGTGGCCATTCCGATCATGGTCTCCCAGGGCGACGGCGGGTCGATCGTGTTGATCAGCTCGGCGGCCGGACTGATCGGGGTGGGCGGCGGCGACCGCGGCTCGCTGGGCTACACCGCGGCCAAACACGGGGTGGTCGGACTGATGCGGGCCTACGCCAACTTCCTCGCCCCCCACAGCATCCGGGTCAACTCCGTCCACCCCACCGGGGTAGACACCCCGATGATCAACAACGAGTTCACCCGCGGGTGGCTGAAGCACATCGCCGAGGAGCTGAACGCACCGACCGATTTCAGCAATGCGCTACCGGTGCAGGTCATCCAGTCGGAGGACGTCGCGAATGCGGTGGCCTGGCTCGTGTCGGATCAGGCGCGCTACATCACCGGGGTGACACTTCCGGTGGATGCCGGCATCGTCAACAAGCGATGA
- a CDS encoding SAM-dependent methyltransferase, giving the protein MSNPVAATAVGPMVLAAVEQYEPVERRLVDDDMALSFLPAGVRAFTRTTRWSVARRLLVQATERSGPGLWANLTCRKRYLGDKLTQALSDIDAVVILGAGLDTKAYRLARHSAIPVFEVDLPVNIERKRSVVHGALGTVPDSVHLVPVDFEHDDLATELARHGHRGEHRTFFVWEGVTQYLTADGVRSTFEFLRSAAPGSRLAFTYVRSDFIDGTHRYGAESLYRRFRVRSQLWQFGLEPDRVAAFIEPYGWQLTEQAGPDYLTEHYISPAGRKLTASQVEWIAYAEKC; this is encoded by the coding sequence ATGAGCAACCCCGTCGCTGCCACGGCCGTGGGCCCGATGGTGCTGGCCGCCGTCGAGCAGTACGAACCGGTGGAGCGGCGGTTGGTCGACGACGATATGGCGCTCTCATTCCTGCCGGCCGGGGTGCGCGCCTTCACCCGGACCACACGCTGGTCGGTTGCCCGCAGGCTTCTGGTCCAGGCCACCGAACGCTCGGGCCCGGGGCTGTGGGCGAATCTGACCTGCCGGAAGCGCTACCTCGGCGACAAACTCACACAGGCGTTGTCGGACATCGATGCCGTGGTGATTCTCGGCGCCGGCCTCGATACCAAGGCCTACCGACTGGCACGGCACAGTGCGATCCCGGTGTTCGAGGTGGACCTGCCGGTCAACATCGAGCGCAAACGTTCAGTGGTGCACGGCGCGCTGGGAACCGTGCCGGACTCGGTACACCTGGTACCGGTGGATTTCGAACACGACGATCTGGCCACCGAACTCGCCAGGCATGGCCACCGCGGTGAACACCGAACCTTTTTCGTCTGGGAAGGCGTGACGCAGTATCTGACCGCCGACGGTGTCAGGTCGACGTTCGAGTTCCTGCGTTCGGCGGCACCGGGCAGCCGGTTGGCATTCACGTATGTCCGCAGTGATTTCATCGACGGCACCCACCGCTACGGGGCCGAATCGTTGTATCGCCGGTTCCGGGTTCGCAGCCAACTGTGGCAGTTCGGGCTCGAACCAGACCGGGTGGCAGCGTTCATCGAGCCCTACGGCTGGCAGCTGACCGAGCAGGCCGGGCCCGACTACCTCACCGAGCACTACATTTCGCCGGCCGGGCGGAAACTGACCGCCTCGCAGGTGGAATGGATCGCCTACGCCGAAAAGTGTTAA
- a CDS encoding group III truncated hemoglobin produces the protein MAEDLAGRDDVELLLWRFYSKALSDPVLAEPFTELRVKGLRSHIPVMGDFWETVLFRAGLYRGSALTVHRELHARHRLAAQHFVRWLTLWTDTVDELFEGPYAERAKLQAGRIAKAMHRRLAGADAAELDALVAC, from the coding sequence ATGGCTGAAGACCTGGCGGGACGCGACGACGTGGAGCTGTTGCTGTGGCGGTTCTACAGCAAGGCACTTTCCGATCCCGTGCTTGCCGAGCCGTTCACCGAGCTACGCGTCAAAGGCCTGCGGTCCCACATCCCGGTCATGGGGGACTTCTGGGAGACCGTGCTGTTCCGTGCCGGGCTCTACCGGGGCAGCGCCCTGACCGTGCACCGTGAACTGCACGCCCGTCATCGGTTGGCGGCGCAGCATTTCGTACGTTGGCTGACCTTGTGGACCGATACCGTCGACGAGCTGTTCGAAGGCCCGTATGCCGAGCGGGCCAAGCTCCAGGCCGGGCGCATCGCCAAGGCCATGCACCGGCGACTGGCCGGTGCCGATGCCGCCGAGCTCGACGCGCTGGTTGCCTGTTAA
- a CDS encoding ribonuclease J — MSTELAPPKPLAAGGLRVTALGGISEIGRNMTVFEHLGRLLIVDCGVLFPGHDEPGVDLILPDLRHVEDRLDDVEALVVTHAHEDHIGAIPFLLKLRPDIPVVGSKFTIALIREKCREHRIKPVFVEVGERQSSQHGVFECEYFAVNHSIPGCLAVAIHTGAGTVLHTGDIKLDQQPLDGRPTDLPGMSRLGDAGVDLFLCDSTNSEHPGVSPSESEVGPTLHRLIRGAEGRVIVACFASNVDRVQQITDAAVALGRKVSYVGRSMVRNMGIARELGYLRVADDDILDIGAAEMMPAEKVVLITTGTQGEPMAALSRMSRGEHRSITLTAGDLIILSSSLIPGNEEAVYGVIDALAKIGARVVTNAQARVHISGHAYAGELLFLYNGVRPRNVMPVHGTWRHMRANAALAASTGVPPENIVLAENGVSVDLVAGKAAISGAVPVGKMFVDGLITGDVGDATLGERLILSSGFVAVTVVIHRETGKPAAPAHLYSRGFSEDPKALEAVAHNVERELESLAADNITDPNRIAQAVRRTVGKWVGETYRRQPMIVPTVIEI, encoded by the coding sequence GTGAGCACCGAACTCGCGCCCCCCAAGCCTCTTGCCGCCGGCGGTCTGCGAGTTACCGCGCTGGGCGGAATCAGTGAAATAGGCCGCAATATGACGGTCTTCGAGCACCTGGGCCGACTGCTCATCGTGGACTGCGGGGTGCTCTTTCCCGGGCACGACGAACCGGGCGTCGACCTGATCCTGCCGGACCTGCGCCACGTCGAGGACCGTCTCGACGATGTCGAGGCGCTCGTCGTCACCCATGCCCACGAGGATCACATCGGGGCGATCCCGTTCCTGCTCAAGCTGCGTCCGGACATCCCGGTGGTCGGTTCGAAGTTCACCATCGCGCTGATCCGCGAGAAGTGCCGCGAACACCGGATCAAGCCGGTGTTCGTCGAGGTCGGCGAGCGGCAGAGCAGCCAGCACGGCGTCTTCGAATGCGAGTACTTCGCCGTCAACCATTCGATCCCGGGATGTCTGGCCGTCGCGATCCACACCGGCGCCGGCACCGTGCTGCACACCGGTGACATCAAGCTCGACCAGCAGCCGCTCGACGGTCGCCCGACGGATCTGCCGGGCATGTCGCGGCTCGGCGATGCCGGTGTCGACCTGTTCCTGTGTGACTCGACCAATTCCGAACACCCGGGTGTCAGCCCGTCGGAGAGCGAGGTCGGCCCGACGTTGCACCGGCTGATCCGCGGTGCCGAGGGCCGCGTGATCGTGGCCTGCTTCGCCTCGAATGTCGATCGCGTGCAACAGATCACCGATGCGGCCGTGGCACTGGGCCGGAAGGTTTCGTACGTCGGACGGTCGATGGTGCGCAACATGGGCATTGCCCGCGAGCTGGGCTACCTGCGCGTCGCCGACGACGACATCCTCGACATCGGCGCGGCCGAGATGATGCCGGCCGAGAAGGTCGTACTGATCACCACCGGCACCCAGGGTGAGCCGATGGCCGCGCTGTCGCGGATGTCGCGCGGCGAGCATCGCAGCATCACGCTGACCGCGGGTGATCTGATCATCCTGTCCTCGTCGCTGATCCCGGGCAATGAGGAAGCGGTCTACGGAGTCATCGACGCGCTGGCCAAGATCGGCGCCCGTGTCGTCACCAACGCCCAAGCGCGCGTTCACATTTCCGGCCACGCCTACGCGGGTGAGCTGCTGTTCCTCTACAACGGGGTGCGGCCCCGGAACGTGATGCCGGTGCACGGCACCTGGCGTCACATGCGTGCCAATGCGGCGCTGGCCGCCAGCACCGGGGTGCCGCCGGAGAACATCGTGCTGGCCGAGAACGGCGTGAGTGTGGATCTGGTGGCCGGTAAGGCCGCCATCTCCGGTGCGGTGCCCGTCGGCAAGATGTTCGTCGACGGACTGATCACCGGGGACGTCGGTGACGCCACGCTCGGTGAACGCCTCATCCTGTCCTCGGGTTTCGTGGCGGTGACGGTGGTCATCCACCGCGAGACCGGAAAGCCCGCCGCTCCGGCGCATCTGTATTCCCGGGGGTTCTCCGAGGATCCGAAGGCGCTGGAGGCGGTCGCCCACAATGTCGAGCGGGAGCTGGAAAGCCTTGCCGCCGATAACATCACCGACCCGAACCGGATCGCCCAGGCCGTCCGGCGCACCGTGGGCAAGTGGGTGGGCGAGACGTACCGGCGTCAGCCGATGATCGTCCCGACCGTCATCGAGATCTAG
- the dapA gene encoding 4-hydroxy-tetrahydrodipicolinate synthase, whose translation MVTPFKPDGSLDLDAAARLAHHLVDAGCDGLVLSGTTGESPTTTDDEKLALLRTVLEAVGDRARIVAGAGSYDTAHSVHLAKACAAEGAHGLLVVTPYYSRPPQAGLLAHFSAVADATDLPNLLYDIPPRSSIPIAWETIRALAGHPNIVGIKDAKGDLHGGGQILAETGLAYYSGDDTLNLPWLAMGAVGFVSVWGHLAAGQLRDMLTAFNSGDVATARKINVSLAPLARAQAHLGGVTMSKEGLRLQGFDAGLPRLPQIPATPAEIEALAADMRAAAVLR comes from the coding sequence ATGGTGACACCGTTCAAGCCCGACGGCTCGCTCGATCTCGACGCGGCCGCCCGACTGGCCCACCACCTGGTGGACGCCGGCTGCGACGGACTGGTGCTCTCGGGCACCACCGGCGAATCGCCTACCACCACCGATGACGAGAAGCTCGCGTTGCTGCGCACCGTGCTGGAGGCCGTGGGGGACCGGGCCCGCATCGTTGCCGGCGCCGGCAGCTACGACACCGCACACAGCGTGCACCTGGCCAAGGCCTGCGCCGCCGAGGGGGCGCACGGCCTGCTCGTGGTGACCCCGTACTACTCGCGGCCTCCGCAGGCCGGCCTTCTCGCGCACTTCTCCGCCGTGGCCGACGCCACCGACCTGCCGAACCTGCTCTACGACATCCCGCCGCGGTCCTCGATTCCGATCGCCTGGGAGACAATCCGCGCATTGGCCGGCCACCCCAACATCGTGGGCATCAAGGACGCCAAGGGTGATCTACACGGCGGCGGTCAGATCCTCGCCGAGACCGGACTGGCGTACTACTCCGGCGACGACACGTTGAACCTGCCCTGGTTGGCGATGGGCGCGGTCGGCTTCGTCAGCGTCTGGGGACACCTGGCCGCAGGTCAGTTGCGGGATATGTTGACCGCGTTCAATTCTGGCGACGTCGCCACGGCCCGCAAGATCAACGTGTCGTTGGCCCCGCTGGCCCGCGCCCAGGCTCATCTCGGCGGGGTCACCATGTCCAAGGAGGGCCTGAGGTTGCAGGGATTCGATGCAGGTCTGCCACGGTTGCCGCAGATCCCGGCGACCCCCGCGGAAATCGAGGCGCTGGCCGCCGATATGCGTGCGGCAGCGGTGTTGCGATAG
- the thyX gene encoding FAD-dependent thymidylate synthase: MAEIAPLRVQLIAKTEFQAPPDVPWSTDADGGPALTEFAGRACYQSWSKPNPRTATNASYLRHIIDVGHFSVLEHASVSFYISGISRSATHELIRHRHFSYSQLSQRYVPENDAEVVVPPGFEDDPELVELFTAAADASRATYTELLARLEAKFADQPNAVLRRKQARQAARAVLPNATETRIVVTGNYRAWRHFIAMRASEHADVEIRRLAIACLRELVEAAPAVFSDFEISTLADGSEVATSPLATEA, from the coding sequence GTGGCCGAGATCGCGCCGCTGCGCGTGCAGCTGATCGCCAAGACGGAATTCCAGGCACCGCCTGACGTGCCGTGGAGCACCGACGCCGACGGTGGGCCTGCGCTCACCGAGTTCGCCGGCCGGGCCTGTTACCAGAGTTGGTCGAAGCCCAATCCGCGGACGGCGACCAACGCGAGCTACCTGCGCCACATCATCGACGTGGGCCATTTCTCGGTGCTCGAACACGCATCGGTGTCCTTCTACATCAGCGGTATCTCCCGGTCGGCCACCCACGAGCTGATCCGGCACCGGCATTTCTCCTACTCGCAGCTCTCGCAGCGCTATGTGCCGGAGAACGACGCCGAGGTGGTGGTGCCACCCGGGTTCGAGGACGACCCGGAGCTGGTGGAGCTCTTCACCGCAGCGGCCGACGCCAGCCGGGCCACCTACACCGAACTGCTGGCACGGCTGGAAGCCAAGTTCGCCGACCAGCCCAACGCCGTACTGCGACGTAAGCAGGCCAGACAGGCCGCCCGGGCGGTGCTGCCGAACGCCACCGAAACCCGCATCGTGGTCACCGGAAACTACCGCGCCTGGCGTCACTTCATCGCGATGCGCGCCAGCGAACACGCCGATGTGGAGATCCGCAGGCTGGCGATCGCCTGTCTGCGCGAGCTCGTGGAGGCGGCTCCCGCGGTGTTCTCCGATTTCGAGATTTCGACGCTCGCAGATGGTAGTGAGGTGGCTACCTCCCCGCTGGCGACGGAGGCTTGA
- a CDS encoding DMT family protein, with translation MLIGVAAALLACLGYGTASVLQSYAAGHSVDGSTPEHGPTVRSTVTAMLAPIFIAGIALDLLGFVGSLVSARLIPLFLSQTIMSANLVVTAVLSIFVLRVRLHRRDWTAIAIVLAALCILGATAGRLGDHDPGALMHWGVLAGSVIILGLGVALVRLLGRKAAVPAGLIAGVLYGAMAVAIRVVDGLDPLKVGVLIADPATWAVLVAGLGGFYLFTVALQVGSVNGVAAALVVGETVVPGIVGVVLLGDASRPGYGWLVVIAFIAAVGGAVALAFSSAAEYERATAAAGS, from the coding sequence GTGCTGATCGGCGTGGCCGCCGCACTGCTGGCGTGTCTCGGTTACGGGACCGCGTCCGTGCTGCAGTCCTATGCCGCGGGCCATTCCGTCGACGGCAGCACCCCCGAGCACGGCCCCACCGTGCGCTCGACGGTCACCGCGATGCTCGCCCCGATCTTCATCGCGGGAATTGCGCTGGACCTTCTCGGCTTCGTGGGCAGCCTGGTCTCGGCCCGGTTGATTCCGCTGTTCCTGTCGCAGACGATCATGAGCGCCAATCTGGTGGTGACCGCCGTGTTGAGCATCTTCGTGCTCCGTGTCCGGCTACATCGGCGTGATTGGACCGCGATCGCCATAGTTCTTGCGGCGCTGTGCATCCTGGGAGCCACTGCCGGTCGGCTGGGCGACCACGATCCCGGCGCGCTCATGCATTGGGGTGTGCTGGCGGGGTCGGTGATCATTCTGGGCCTGGGTGTGGCGCTGGTCCGCCTCCTCGGGAGGAAGGCTGCCGTACCTGCGGGTCTGATCGCCGGCGTGCTCTATGGGGCGATGGCCGTGGCAATTCGCGTCGTCGACGGCCTCGACCCGCTGAAGGTGGGTGTCCTGATCGCTGACCCGGCGACGTGGGCCGTCCTCGTCGCAGGCCTCGGTGGCTTCTACCTGTTCACCGTTGCCCTGCAGGTGGGGTCGGTGAACGGTGTCGCCGCGGCATTGGTGGTCGGCGAAACCGTGGTCCCCGGCATCGTGGGCGTGGTGCTATTGGGCGATGCTTCGCGGCCGGGCTACGGCTGGCTTGTCGTGATCGCCTTCATCGCTGCCGTCGGCGGCGCCGTGGCACTCGCGTTCTCCAGCGCCGCCGAGTACGAGCGGGCGACGGCTGCCGCCGGGAGTTGA
- a CDS encoding sensor domain-containing protein: MRRHPFIVGAIAAGLTVAGCSSSIPQSPQTSFEPTPAIAATQLADLFLNGDEVRSATGVDANGDPIVEGMPQKRGGDRTYPCAPMVAGPRDAAVIGGGYLAYRTVESSNAIKPRITQTIALYPQDAIAIDVFKRITTKLNECRATPDTGGIIGPMEASATQVQWSYSMAGGSGVCGIDIRRVDNVILGTEVCGTGQDAVGASNVADRIVSKIRAS; the protein is encoded by the coding sequence ATGAGACGGCATCCCTTCATCGTCGGCGCTATCGCCGCAGGCTTAACGGTGGCCGGATGTTCAAGCTCAATACCGCAAAGTCCCCAGACTTCATTCGAACCTACTCCCGCGATTGCGGCGACTCAGCTTGCGGACTTGTTTCTGAACGGTGACGAGGTCCGATCCGCGACCGGAGTGGACGCAAATGGCGACCCAATAGTTGAGGGGATGCCGCAGAAGCGTGGGGGCGACCGCACATATCCATGCGCACCAATGGTTGCCGGACCACGTGACGCGGCCGTCATCGGGGGGGGCTATTTGGCATATCGCACAGTCGAATCCTCAAATGCGATAAAGCCAAGGATCACGCAGACGATCGCACTGTACCCACAGGATGCCATCGCGATTGATGTCTTCAAGCGGATCACGACGAAGCTGAATGAGTGCCGTGCAACACCGGATACCGGGGGCATCATCGGCCCCATGGAAGCGTCTGCGACGCAAGTTCAGTGGAGCTACTCGATGGCAGGCGGATCTGGAGTGTGCGGGATAGATATACGCCGGGTAGACAACGTCATCCTCGGCACCGAAGTATGCGGGACCGGGCAAGATGCCGTCGGCGCATCGAATGTGGCGGACCGAATCGTGTCAAAAATTCGAGCTTCTTAG
- a CDS encoding type I restriction endonuclease subunit R, translating into MTGFSEADWELVALDTLGEHEWETATGTQIAPGTDDGRESWDDIVLPGRMLAKMRDLNPDVPAEYLDQARAAIIQPQSQDALAENYRLQQYLVAGYRGISYIDADGIEQNPTIRLVSHKPDENEFLAVQQVTVRTQEKHRRFDIVLYLNGMPVGIIELKQAGAKHADIAGAHAQLRTYLREFPVAFRFAVLTVISDGINARYGTPFTPLEHFAPWNVDDDGKLVTFSDLAVDEDVPIELETLIDGLFNTERFLQLLRNFTAFDEDGDGLTKRIAKPHQYFAVTKAVGSTVQAAETNGKAGVVWHTQGSGKSMEMELYAHLVAQQAKLKNPTIVVVTDRKELDSQLYETFNRSRLLAESPVKVAKRSELRDELSNRTTGGIYFTTLQKFDLTKQERESGADHPLLSDRRNIIVIVDEAHRSHYDQLDGYARHIRDALPNAVFIAFTGTPISGIDRDTRDVFGPDIDVYDLTRAVKDKATVPVFFEPRLAKVGWSKDFNEVDLDHAVDEATLGLDDVERNQIEKSVAVINAIYGAPERLAKLAQDIVTHWDARSEAMRPFIESPGKAFIVGATREICARLYEEIVRLRPEWHDESIDKGVIKVVYSGSAQDQGLVAKHVRREGQNKTIQKRLRDADDELQIVIVKDMMLTGFDAPPLHTLYLDRPLKGALLMQTLARVNRTFRGKPSGLLVAYAPLIDNLAEALAEYTETDRKEQPLGKDVDEAVALTTALVGQLDELCAVYDWRSKIDAQHGSWLKTAVNLAGRLRDPSTPGNQTEPTLGDRFRTLSAQLARAWSLCAGNQTLDELRQTVKFYEQVRVVMGKLDAQQRQAEGKPIPEDIKRLLSVLVDESTASGGIVDIYEAAGLSKPSLSELTPEFEAKTKRSDNPHLAIEALRALITEEMGVATRNNLVRQRSFSDRVGELMRKYTNQQITSAEVIAELIAMAKEVAAEGDRGRRFSPPLSHDELAFYDAVADNESALEFQGEDVLAQIARELVTVMQRDTKTDWTVRDDVRAKLRSSIKRLLVRYKYPPDKQLAAIKQVIDQMEALAPQYADAARRRTSGGEND; encoded by the coding sequence GTGACCGGATTCAGCGAAGCCGATTGGGAATTGGTCGCGCTCGACACCCTCGGTGAGCATGAGTGGGAGACGGCCACCGGCACCCAGATCGCCCCGGGCACCGACGACGGCCGGGAATCGTGGGACGACATCGTGCTGCCCGGGCGCATGCTGGCCAAGATGCGTGACCTGAACCCTGATGTCCCCGCCGAATACCTCGATCAGGCCCGCGCCGCGATCATCCAGCCGCAGTCCCAAGACGCGCTCGCCGAAAACTACCGACTGCAACAGTATCTCGTCGCGGGTTACCGCGGTATCAGCTATATCGACGCCGACGGGATCGAGCAGAACCCGACGATCCGTCTGGTCAGCCACAAGCCCGATGAGAATGAATTCCTTGCCGTGCAGCAGGTTACGGTCCGCACCCAGGAAAAGCACCGGCGCTTCGACATCGTTCTCTACCTCAACGGCATGCCGGTCGGGATCATCGAACTTAAACAGGCCGGCGCCAAACACGCCGACATCGCCGGCGCGCACGCCCAGTTGCGGACGTACCTGCGCGAATTTCCCGTGGCGTTCCGGTTCGCGGTGCTCACCGTGATCAGTGACGGCATCAACGCCCGCTACGGCACCCCGTTCACGCCACTGGAGCATTTCGCTCCCTGGAACGTCGATGATGACGGCAAGCTTGTCACCTTCAGTGACCTGGCCGTCGACGAAGATGTCCCGATCGAACTGGAAACCCTCATCGACGGACTGTTCAACACCGAACGCTTTCTGCAACTGCTGCGCAACTTCACTGCGTTCGACGAAGACGGCGATGGGCTGACCAAGCGAATCGCCAAGCCGCACCAGTACTTTGCGGTGACCAAGGCCGTTGGTTCCACGGTGCAAGCGGCCGAAACCAACGGGAAGGCCGGCGTTGTCTGGCATACTCAGGGTTCGGGCAAGTCGATGGAAATGGAGCTCTACGCTCACCTGGTCGCCCAACAGGCCAAGCTCAAGAACCCGACCATCGTCGTCGTCACCGACCGCAAAGAGCTCGACTCGCAGCTGTACGAAACGTTCAACCGGTCCCGGCTTCTCGCCGAATCGCCGGTCAAGGTGGCCAAGCGGTCGGAGTTGCGTGACGAACTTTCCAACCGGACCACTGGTGGCATCTACTTCACCACACTGCAGAAGTTCGACCTGACCAAGCAGGAACGTGAGTCGGGCGCCGACCATCCGCTGCTCAGCGACCGACGGAACATTATCGTCATCGTCGACGAAGCCCACCGCAGCCACTATGACCAACTCGACGGCTATGCCCGCCACATTCGTGATGCGCTGCCCAACGCGGTGTTCATCGCTTTCACCGGGACGCCCATCTCGGGGATCGACCGCGACACCCGTGACGTGTTCGGTCCGGATATCGATGTCTATGACCTGACCCGCGCTGTCAAGGACAAGGCCACGGTGCCGGTCTTTTTCGAGCCGCGACTGGCCAAGGTCGGCTGGTCGAAAGACTTCAACGAAGTCGACCTCGACCACGCCGTCGACGAAGCGACCCTCGGCCTCGACGACGTGGAACGCAACCAGATCGAGAAGTCCGTCGCCGTCATCAATGCCATCTACGGTGCGCCGGAGCGGTTGGCCAAGTTGGCTCAGGACATCGTCACGCACTGGGATGCCCGCTCAGAAGCGATGCGTCCGTTCATCGAATCGCCGGGCAAGGCCTTCATCGTCGGTGCGACTCGTGAAATCTGCGCGCGCCTCTATGAAGAGATCGTCAGACTGCGACCCGAGTGGCATGACGAGTCCATCGACAAGGGCGTCATCAAGGTCGTCTACTCCGGCTCGGCGCAGGACCAGGGGCTAGTCGCCAAACACGTTCGTCGCGAGGGCCAGAACAAGACCATCCAAAAACGCCTGCGGGACGCTGACGACGAACTTCAGATCGTCATCGTCAAAGACATGATGCTCACCGGGTTCGACGCGCCGCCGCTGCACACGCTGTATCTGGACCGCCCGCTCAAGGGTGCATTGCTGATGCAGACCTTGGCGCGGGTCAACCGCACCTTCCGAGGCAAGCCCTCCGGCCTGCTGGTCGCTTACGCGCCGTTGATCGACAATCTGGCCGAGGCGCTCGCCGAGTACACCGAAACCGACCGCAAGGAACAGCCACTCGGCAAGGATGTCGACGAGGCGGTGGCGCTGACGACCGCGCTGGTTGGTCAACTCGACGAGCTGTGCGCTGTGTATGACTGGCGGTCGAAAATCGATGCCCAGCACGGAAGTTGGCTGAAGACGGCGGTCAATCTTGCGGGGCGCCTGCGCGACCCCAGCACCCCGGGAAACCAGACTGAGCCGACCCTGGGGGACCGGTTCCGGACGTTGTCGGCCCAATTAGCGCGGGCCTGGTCACTATGTGCCGGGAACCAAACTTTGGACGAGCTGCGCCAGACGGTCAAGTTCTACGAGCAGGTCCGCGTGGTGATGGGCAAGCTCGATGCCCAACAGCGTCAAGCCGAGGGCAAACCGATACCGGAGGACATCAAGCGACTGCTGTCGGTGCTCGTCGACGAGTCAACCGCCTCCGGCGGCATTGTCGACATCTACGAAGCCGCGGGATTGTCGAAGCCGTCGCTTTCGGAGCTGACACCTGAATTCGAGGCCAAGACCAAGCGTTCGGACAACCCGCACTTGGCGATCGAGGCGCTGCGGGCGCTGATCACCGAGGAGATGGGGGTGGCCACCCGAAACAACCTCGTGCGGCAACGCTCATTCTCTGACCGCGTCGGGGAGCTGATGCGCAAATACACCAACCAGCAGATCACCTCCGCCGAGGTGATCGCCGAGCTGATCGCGATGGCCAAAGAGGTCGCTGCCGAAGGCGATCGAGGAAGGCGCTTTTCACCGCCGCTGTCCCACGACGAGCTGGCCTTCTATGACGCGGTGGCCGACAACGAGTCGGCCCTTGAATTCCAGGGCGAGGACGTGCTGGCACAGATTGCGCGCGAACTGGTTACGGTGATGCAGCGCGATACGAAGACCGACTGGACCGTGCGCGACGATGTGCGGGCCAAACTGCGGTCATCGATCAAGCGGCTGCTGGTCAGGTACAAGTACCCACCCGACAAGCAGCTGGCGGCCATCAAGCAGGTCATCGATCAGATGGAGGCGTTGGCGCCGCAGTATGCCGACGCTGCTCGACGGAGAACTTCAGGGGGAGAGAATGATTGA